One window of Candidatus Bathyarchaeia archaeon genomic DNA carries:
- a CDS encoding ABC transporter ATP-binding protein gives MSKRFGGVEALGDVSLEVKRGSITGLIGPNGSGKSTLFNVITGFYKPDSGSVYFEGKRIDGLNPNEIYNMGIARTFQIPRLFGSLTILENMMLSPKGQKGESLLKAPFKKVWLEEELQIATEVKHLLKEFGMDGLYNLPASDLSGGHIKMVETSKGILGRAKLILLDEPTAGVHYAIGRNLFEYISYLRRTRGLTFFIIEHKIELLFDYVDYVYVLHMGRVLSQGTPEEVASDPKVIEAYIGGA, from the coding sequence GTGAGTAAAAGGTTTGGTGGTGTTGAAGCGCTTGGGGATGTAAGTCTTGAGGTTAAGAGGGGGTCTATAACTGGATTAATAGGTCCTAATGGTAGCGGTAAAAGCACATTGTTTAATGTTATAACAGGATTCTATAAGCCTGATTCCGGTAGCGTGTATTTTGAGGGGAAGCGTATAGATGGGTTGAATCCAAATGAAATATATAATATGGGGATAGCGAGAACTTTTCAGATTCCCCGATTATTCGGTTCACTTACAATCCTTGAGAACATGATGTTAAGCCCAAAGGGACAAAAGGGTGAAAGCCTACTTAAGGCACCATTCAAGAAAGTATGGCTTGAGGAGGAATTGCAGATAGCTACTGAAGTTAAGCATCTTTTAAAGGAGTTTGGTATGGATGGACTATATAATTTGCCTGCATCAGACCTTTCGGGCGGACACATAAAAATGGTTGAGACAAGTAAAGGCATACTTGGAAGAGCTAAGTTAATACTTTTAGATGAGCCGACTGCAGGAGTGCATTACGCTATAGGTAGAAATCTCTTTGAATATATAAGTTATTTGAGGAGGACTCGCGGCCTAACATTCTTTATTATCGAGCACAAAATAGAATTATTATTTGACTATGTAGATTATGTGTATGTTTTACATATGGGCAGAGTTCTCTCTCAAGGAACCCCTGAAGAGGTTGCATCAGATCCTAAAGTGATAGAAGCATATATTGGTGGTGCCTAA
- a CDS encoding ABC transporter ATP-binding protein: MALLELNDVTSGYGKMVVLEKINMHVNEGEIVSLLGPNGAGKTTLLNTIFGLADVFEGEIKFNGLNIRGKSPDKIASMGIGYSPQQQNIFPNFTVEENLMLGAYLRKDKEVKKDMEEIFEIFPEIERRRHNLAKTLSGGERQMLAVARALMLKPKLLLCDEPTAGLAPRAASTLAKKIKEIRERGTTIIMVEQNAKIALNISDRTYILSGGRIIAHDFSANFLMKKDLEQFYFK, translated from the coding sequence GTGGCGCTTCTTGAACTAAATGATGTTACATCAGGATATGGAAAGATGGTTGTGCTTGAAAAGATAAATATGCATGTTAATGAGGGGGAGATAGTTTCACTTCTTGGTCCCAATGGTGCTGGTAAAACAACACTTCTAAATACAATATTTGGTTTAGCAGATGTTTTTGAGGGCGAAATTAAATTTAACGGCTTAAATATTAGGGGTAAAAGTCCGGATAAGATTGCATCTATGGGAATAGGCTATTCACCGCAGCAACAAAATATCTTCCCAAACTTCACGGTTGAAGAGAATCTAATGCTTGGCGCCTACCTAAGAAAGGATAAAGAGGTAAAAAAAGATATGGAGGAGATTTTCGAAATTTTCCCAGAGATAGAGAGGAGAAGACATAATTTAGCTAAAACACTTAGTGGTGGAGAGAGACAGATGCTCGCTGTTGCTAGGGCATTAATGCTTAAGCCTAAACTCTTGTTATGCGATGAGCCAACGGCGGGCTTAGCGCCTAGGGCTGCAAGCACGCTTGCTAAGAAAATTAAGGAGATAAGGGAGCGCGGAACAACTATAATTATGGTTGAGCAGAACGCGAAAATAGCCCTAAATATATCCGATAGGACTTACATTTTATCCGGGGGAAGAATTATAGCGCATGACTTCTCAGCCAATTTCCTTATGAAAAAAGATCTTGAGCAATTTTACTTTAAATAA
- a CDS encoding branched-chain amino acid ABC transporter permease, translating to MFDILNFLISWLTLFGIYAILALCLNMEIGYAGMANFGLVAFFGIGAFVTAYTSMSIFLSFYGYNYPIYSLDAIIAIGKIAGKTPWLNFAVFLLSLILSFIIAGISGYLISYPTLRVGPAFLGITILSFGEMLRVFMKHFKPTGGASGILGIPHPFTWVPNPLIKNISFMTLTLVILAGVFVYFELLANSPYGRILKSIREDEIASLCLGKPVPKIKAELLFVASGLSGVAGALFAFYTGSVTPDMFITAVTFEVWSMVIVGGRGNNFGTILGTMIFTLLNRATAALNFIFPELLFDPNCIRWMITGALIVIILIYKPKGILPEKPIKTEAWKIFRREEKKKIRVIKATLINSTLKMIKYLKIALNWLIGRETG from the coding sequence ATGTTTGACATATTAAATTTCTTAATATCATGGCTTACTCTTTTCGGAATTTACGCCATATTAGCACTATGTTTAAATATGGAGATTGGTTATGCTGGTATGGCTAACTTCGGGCTTGTAGCTTTCTTTGGTATAGGAGCATTTGTAACAGCTTATACTTCAATGAGCATATTTCTCTCATTCTATGGCTACAATTATCCAATTTATAGTTTGGATGCTATAATTGCTATTGGAAAAATTGCTGGAAAAACACCTTGGTTAAACTTTGCTGTTTTCTTACTCTCATTAATTCTTTCCTTTATTATTGCAGGAATTTCCGGATATTTAATTTCGTATCCAACTTTAAGGGTTGGACCAGCCTTTCTTGGGATAACAATACTTAGCTTTGGGGAAATGCTAAGGGTTTTTATGAAACACTTTAAGCCAACAGGTGGTGCATCTGGAATACTTGGAATCCCACATCCATTTACATGGGTTCCGAATCCCCTAATAAAGAATATTTCATTCATGACTTTGACACTGGTGATTTTAGCTGGGGTCTTTGTTTATTTTGAGCTTCTTGCAAACTCGCCTTATGGTAGAATTCTAAAGTCCATAAGGGAAGACGAAATAGCATCTTTATGTCTGGGTAAGCCGGTTCCCAAAATAAAAGCTGAGTTACTCTTCGTTGCCTCCGGATTGAGTGGCGTTGCAGGGGCGCTCTTCGCATTTTATACTGGATCAGTAACTCCAGACATGTTTATTACAGCAGTTACCTTCGAGGTTTGGAGCATGGTAATAGTTGGAGGGAGAGGAAATAACTTTGGAACCATATTAGGTACAATGATATTTACTCTGCTTAATAGAGCAACCGCAGCCTTAAACTTCATATTTCCTGAGCTATTATTTGATCCAAATTGCATTAGATGGATGATAACAGGGGCTTTAATCGTAATTATTCTCATATATAAGCCTAAAGGAATCCTGCCGGAAAAACCTATAAAAACAGAGGCTTGGAAAATTTTTAGGAGAGAGGAAAAGAAAAAGATAAGGGTGATAAAGGCGACATTAATTAATTCTACTCTCAAAATGATAAAGTATTTAAAAATAGCCCTTAATTGGCTTATTGGGAGGGAAACTGGCTGA
- a CDS encoding DUF554 domain-containing protein, producing the protein MQGTLVNAVAVVIGSLVGIFLRGRFPERVKSIVFQGIGLVTLFIGFKMALKTGNLVILFFSMLIGAIIGELLNIEGHIEGFGNFVKSKLSAKEDKFIEGFITAFLIFCMGSMTIVGSIEDGLNGNPSILYAKSMLDGFASISLASVLGLGVLLSAIPLLLYQGGITLLASLSKAFFTEAVINELSAAGGVILIGLGINLLEIRKIRVANLLPSLIVSATITYFLPFLKFI; encoded by the coding sequence ATGCAGGGGACTCTTGTAAACGCTGTTGCTGTAGTAATTGGTAGTTTAGTTGGGATTTTTTTACGCGGTAGGTTTCCTGAGAGAGTTAAGAGCATCGTTTTCCAAGGTATTGGGCTTGTAACCCTTTTTATTGGTTTTAAGATGGCTTTGAAAACTGGCAATCTAGTTATATTATTTTTTAGCATGCTTATTGGCGCTATTATAGGCGAGCTCCTTAATATTGAGGGGCATATCGAGGGTTTTGGAAATTTTGTTAAGTCAAAACTTAGTGCGAAAGAAGATAAATTCATTGAGGGTTTTATAACGGCTTTCCTAATTTTTTGTATGGGCTCAATGACTATCGTTGGCTCAATTGAAGATGGCTTAAATGGAAATCCAAGTATTTTATATGCGAAGTCTATGCTTGATGGCTTTGCATCAATATCGCTTGCCTCAGTATTAGGTCTTGGAGTCCTTCTCTCAGCAATACCATTACTATTATATCAGGGTGGAATAACATTGCTTGCATCTCTATCAAAAGCATTCTTCACCGAAGCAGTCATAAATGAGCTTAGCGCAGCAGGCGGCGTAATATTGATAGGGCTGGGAATTAACCTTCTTGAGATAAGGAAGATTAGGGTTGCGAACCTTCTCCCATCCCTAATAGTTTCAGCAACTATAACATATTTTCTACCATTCCTAAAATTTATTTGA